A single Bufo bufo chromosome 6, aBufBuf1.1, whole genome shotgun sequence DNA region contains:
- the LOC121004130 gene encoding zona pellucida sperm-binding protein 1-like isoform X1 — translation MVYQLSLTAKADVLVSPLGSITRDSSLMVLSQCLYNNTLSNISLVVLAQQIPTVTSTGVLSVELRISKGSSFSSFYALEDFPLQIPLRELVFLEVRLLQPSDPRLHLRLHQCWGAPNMDPASTLRWPVISNGCPFSEDDTLTQILPGSVPSSYQRFVVSAFTFVGFSNNTEVYFFCSISVCVPSSSESCTTDCVNLTRSRRDQPDISLYLVGTTGPLVFLQQKKGLGNKILAQVDLCLKPCHGSYKCCLLRNGQSPAPDLNSSRNWLCRHISLHNVASSRHS, via the exons ATGGTGTATCAACTGTCTCTAACAGCAAAGGCAGATGTTCTTGTGTCCCCTTTAGGGTCTATCACTCGAGACAGCAGCCTCAT GGTTTTGTCTCAGTGCCTGTACAATAACACCCTGTCCAATATCTCTCTGGTTGTATTGGCCCAGCAAATTCCTACAGTGACAAGTACTGGAGTTCTGAGTGTGGAGCTGCGCATATCTAAAG GTTCATCGTTTTCTTCATTCTACGCATTAGAGGACTTTCCATTACAGATTCCACTTCGGGAACTTGTGTTCTTAGAGGTTAGACTTCTGCAACCTTCTGATCCCAGGCTACACCTCCGTCTCCACCAATGCTGGGGAGCCCCAAACATGGATCCAGCATCTACTTTGCGTTGGCCTGTAATCTCTAATGG ATGTCCATTTTCAGAAGACGACACACTGACACAAATTCTGCCAGGCTCTGTCCCCTCAAGTTATCAAAGATTTGTTGTGTCTGCCTTTACTTTTGTTGGCTTTTCAAATAACACAGAG GTTTATTTCTTCTGCAGCATCTCGGTGTGTGTGCCATCTTCCTCTGAAAGCTGTACAACGGATTGTGTTAATCTCACACGCA GTCGGCGAGATCAGCCTGATATTTCTCTGTACTTGGTGGGCACCACTGGACCCCTGGTTTTTTTACAGCAGAAGAAAGGATTGGGTAACAAAATTTTGGCTCAGGTTGACCTTTGTTTAAAACCCTGCCATGGTTCTTACAAATGTTGTCTTCTTAGGAATGGCCAGTCTCCAGCACCTGACCTCAATTCTTCCAGGAATTGGCTTTGCCGTCACATTTCTCTTCATAATGTTGCTTCTAGTAGGCACTCTTAA
- the LOC121004130 gene encoding zona pellucida sperm-binding protein 1-like isoform X2 gives MVYQLSLTAKADVLVSPLGSITRDSSLMVLSQCLYNNTLSNISLVVLAQQIPTVTSTGVLSVELRISKGSSFSSFYALEDFPLQIPLRELVFLEVRLLQPSDPRLHLRLHQCWGAPNMDPASTLRWPVISNGCPFSEDDTLTQILPGSVPSSYQRFVVSAFTFVGFSNNTEVYFFCSISVCVPSSSESCTTDCVNLTRSRRDQPDISLYLVGTTGPLVFLQQKKGLGMASLQHLTSILPGIGFAVTFLFIMLLLVGTLKVKWYYNVEK, from the exons ATGGTGTATCAACTGTCTCTAACAGCAAAGGCAGATGTTCTTGTGTCCCCTTTAGGGTCTATCACTCGAGACAGCAGCCTCAT GGTTTTGTCTCAGTGCCTGTACAATAACACCCTGTCCAATATCTCTCTGGTTGTATTGGCCCAGCAAATTCCTACAGTGACAAGTACTGGAGTTCTGAGTGTGGAGCTGCGCATATCTAAAG GTTCATCGTTTTCTTCATTCTACGCATTAGAGGACTTTCCATTACAGATTCCACTTCGGGAACTTGTGTTCTTAGAGGTTAGACTTCTGCAACCTTCTGATCCCAGGCTACACCTCCGTCTCCACCAATGCTGGGGAGCCCCAAACATGGATCCAGCATCTACTTTGCGTTGGCCTGTAATCTCTAATGG ATGTCCATTTTCAGAAGACGACACACTGACACAAATTCTGCCAGGCTCTGTCCCCTCAAGTTATCAAAGATTTGTTGTGTCTGCCTTTACTTTTGTTGGCTTTTCAAATAACACAGAG GTTTATTTCTTCTGCAGCATCTCGGTGTGTGTGCCATCTTCCTCTGAAAGCTGTACAACGGATTGTGTTAATCTCACACGCA GTCGGCGAGATCAGCCTGATATTTCTCTGTACTTGGTGGGCACCACTGGACCCCTGGTTTTTTTACAGCAGAAGAAAGGATTGG GAATGGCCAGTCTCCAGCACCTGACCTCAATTCTTCCAGGAATTGGCTTTGCCGTCACATTTCTCTTCATAATGTTGCTTCTAGTAGGCACTCTTAAAGTTAAGTGGTATTACAATGTTGAAAAATGA